From the Ralstonia wenshanensis genome, the window CGGCCAGTCGCGCAAAGCCGATGGCCGCTGCGCCAAGCGCTGCCAGCATGGCGATGCATCCCGCCATCGTGCCGTGCGCCATGCCGTTGGCACCGCCGGCAGCGGCAAAGTTGAAATACAGCCCGCCGATGCAGGCGACGCCCAGTGCGCCCGCCAATTGCTGTGCGGTAATCAGCAGCCCTGCTGCCGCGCCTGCCTGCGTACGCACGACACCAGTCAGCACCAGGCCGATCAACGGCACGACGACCAGGCCTTGCCCGGCCCCGTACAGCGCCACCGCAATGCCGATGCGCGCCATGCTCGGCGTGGCGGGGTGCGCCCACTCCGTGCCGAAACCCGACAGCAGTGCCAGCAAGCCCAGCGCCATCAGGCCGAGGCCTGCCAGCAGTGCGCGGACACCATAGCGCCGCACCAAGGCATTGGCTACCCGCGACGTGATCAGAAACGTGATGGCCAGCGGCAGGATGGCAACCCCCATGCGCACCGCAGACAGCTGCCGACCGTTTTGCAGATACAGCGTCAGCACCAGGAAGAACGCCATCATCCCGATGTAGTGCAGCGCAGACGCCGTCAGGCCCGTCATGAAGGCGCGATGCTGCAGCAAGGTGGGCGGCAGCAGCGGCGTACCGCCGGCACGATCGACACGGGCTTCAAGTTGCTGGAACGTGGCCATGCCCAGCACGCCTACGACAAGCAATGCCAGGGTCCACACCGGCCAATGCAGTTCGCGGCCGAACAGCATCGGCACCAGCACGGCAGCCACGCTCACGGCCATCCACGCCACGCCGGCTGTATCGAGATGCACCTTCGCTGCGTTGGCACTCGGGTGCGGAATCCAGCGCCAGCCCAGCAGCGCGGCAGTCAACCCAACCGGCACATTGATCAGGAAGGCGGAGCGCCAGCCCAGCCCGGCGATGTCGGCGCTGGTGAGTGCGCCGCCCACCAGCAGCCCGGCCGCGCCGCCGGTGCCCATCACCAGGCCGAAGATCGACAGCGCGCGGTCACGCTCGGCGCCGGCAAAGAGCGCCTGCACGCTCGCCAGCACTTGCGGCACCATCATCGCGGCCGACAGGCCTTGCGCAAAGCGCCATGCAATCAGCGCCGCCGCACTGCCCGCCAGCCCGCAGCCGGCCGAGGTGGCGGTAAAGGCCATGAGGCCAAACAGGAACACGCGCCTGCGCCCGAACAGATCGCCCAGGCGGCCGCCGGTGATGAGCAGAATCGCGTAGCCAAGCTGGTACACCGCCAGCACCGCCTCCAGTTGCGCGGGTGTGGCGTGCAGGCTCGTGCGGATGCTCGGGATCGCCACATTGGCAATG encodes:
- a CDS encoding MFS transporter, which gives rise to MTQVSSAPSVSEPRRWLAFGVMVTAQFMFIVDAFIANVAIPSIRTSLHATPAQLEAVLAVYQLGYAILLITGGRLGDLFGRRRVFLFGLMAFTATSAGCGLAGSAAALIAWRFAQGLSAAMMVPQVLASVQALFAGAERDRALSIFGLVMGTGGAAGLLVGGALTSADIAGLGWRSAFLINVPVGLTAALLGWRWIPHPSANAAKVHLDTAGVAWMAVSVAAVLVPMLFGRELHWPVWTLALLVVGVLGMATFQQLEARVDRAGGTPLLPPTLLQHRAFMTGLTASALHYIGMMAFFLVLTLYLQNGRQLSAVRMGVAILPLAITFLITSRVANALVRRYGVRALLAGLGLMALGLLALLSGFGTEWAHPATPSMARIGIAVALYGAGQGLVVVPLIGLVLTGVVRTQAGAAAGLLITAQQLAGALGVACIGGLYFNFAAAGGANGMAHGTMAGCIAMLAALGAAAIGFARLAAQQRQLAAAGAASPA